The following proteins are encoded in a genomic region of Rattus rattus isolate New Zealand chromosome 2, Rrattus_CSIRO_v1, whole genome shotgun sequence:
- the Marveld1 gene encoding MARVEL domain-containing protein 1 translates to MVSYSDLETFVARQSEANFGQDEFVGGKCGRKEGRPQREQQEHRGPAAPRARRRHSAARGAAAAATASGGHAPAAPRQPPPQARTARGSLRLQRAFLRGPLGVLRLLQLLAGAAFWITIATSKYQGPVHFALFVSVLFWLLTLGLYFITLLGKQELVPVLGSRWLVVNVAHDLLAAALYGAATGIMIDQTQRHSYCNLKSYRLPCAYHAFLAASVCGGLCLGLYLLSALYGCCRRYQGKEEVV, encoded by the exons ATGGTTTCTTACTCTGACCTAGAGACCTTCGTGGCAAGACAGTCTGAGGCTAATTTTGGACAGGACGAGTTTGTGGGGGGCAAGTGCGGG AGGAAGGAGGGCAGGCCTCAGCGGGAGCAGCAGGAGCACCGGGGCCCGGCCGCCCCGCGAGCAAGGCGCCGCCATTCCGCTGCTCGgggcgccgccgccgccgccaccgcgtCCGGGGGCCATGCTCCCGCCGCCCCGCGCCAGCCGCCACCCCAGGCGCGCACGGCCCGCGGCTCCCTGCGCCTGCAGCGGGCTTTTCTGCGCGGGCCGCTGGGAGTGCTGcggctgctgcagctgctggccGGAGCCGCCTTCTGGATCACCATCGCGACCAGCAAGTACCAGGGCCCAGTGCACTTCGCGCTCTTCGTGTCGgtgctcttctggcttctcaccCTGGGGCTCTACTTCATCACGCTGCTGGGCAAGCAGGAGCTGGTGCCCGTGCTGGGCTCGCGCTGGCTCGTGGTCAACGTGGCGCACGACCTGCTGGCGGCCGCCCTCTACGGGGCCGCGACGGGCATCATGATCGACCAGACGCAGCGCCACAGCTACTGCAACCTCAAGAGTTACCGGCTGCCCTGCGCCTACCATGCCTTCCTGGCGGCCTCTGTCTGCGGGGGTCTCTGCCTCGGCCTCTATCTGCTCTCGGCACTCTACGGCTGTTGCCGTCGCTACCAGGGCAAGGAGGAGGTGGTGTGA